The DNA region AAGCCGTAGAAATGATCCTGGAGGCTATTGGAGAAGATCCGAAGAGGCCGGGGCTTGAGTATACCCCCGAGCGAGTAGCCGATATGTATGAGGAGATATTCTGCGGTATAGCTAAGGATGCCAGTAAAGAGATTCAAATCTTCCTGCCTGATGAATACGATGAGATGCTCCTGGTAAAGGATATCCCTTTCTATTCCGTATGTGAACATCATCTTATACCCTTTTTTGGGAAGGTCCATGTGGCTTATTTACCAAAGCAGGGGAGGATAACCGGTCTGTCTAAGCTGGGACGGGTGGTAGAGGTGTTGAGCCGGAGGCTGCAACTTCAGGAGAGATTAACTACGGCTATTGCTGATATTCTGATGGCGAATCTTAATCCGCATGGGGTCCTGGTGGTTATTGAGGCGGAGCATCTCTGTATGACTATGCGGGGGGTCAAGAAACCGGGGTCTTTAACCATAACTTCTGCTGTCAGAGGGGAATTCAGAAAGGCAGTTACCAGGGCCGAAGCCATGGCCTTGATTAGAGGCTGAACCGAATGCGGCATATAATTTGCGGCCGATATCGACTTCCGGTGGGTGAACGGACTTTGATTATGGGTATTCTTAATATCACCCCTGACTCCTTTTCAGATGGGGGGGAGTTCTTTGATTATGACCGGGCCATATCCCGGGCCCACCGGTTAGTAGAAGAGGGCGCAGACATTATTGATATCGGGGGGGAATCTTCCCGGCCAGGGTCCTTGCCTATTACCCCTTCGGAAGAACTTGACCGAATTATGCCCGTCTTGAGGCGCTTGGTTAGAGAGATTGATCTGCCTGTCTCGGTTGATACTTATAAACCGGAAGTAGCCAGGGCAGCTATTGAAGCAGGGGCATCAATGATTAATGATATTACCGGGCTGAGAGACCCGGCTATGGTGGAGGTGGTCGCCGGGTCTAATTGTGGCGTAGTGATTATGCATATGGCCGGTTCTCCCAGAGATATGCAGATTAATCCTTCTTACCGTGACCTCCTGGGTGAGGTATCCGATTTTCTACGGCAGGCGGTTAGCCGGGCGGTCGAGGCTGGCGTAGAACCCCAAAGAATCGTGATTGATCCTGGAATTGGTTTTGGTAAGACAGTGGAACACAACCTGGAGATCCTTAGACGGCTGGGTGAGTTCAAGAGCCTGGGGCAGCCTATTCTGGTGGGGCCCTCTCGAAAGTCATTAATTGGCCACGTCCTGAACCTCCCGGTGGAAGAAAGGTTGGAAGGCACGGCGGCTACGGTGACGGCAGCCATACTGCATGGAGCGGATATAGTCAGGGTGCATGATGTCAAACAAATGAAACGGGTAGCCAAAATGGCCGATGCCATATTGAACAGGTAATTAGGAGGGGGAGGAGTTCTTGTCCGATTATCTGAGAGTCATTCAAAATACACTGGATAGATTGCCCATCCCATTCAGGCTGGTAGATGTGTTCGACATCCTGATTGTCAGCTATATTTTTTATCAACTCTTTCTACTTATTCGAGGAACAAGGGCCGTCCAGGTTATCAAAGGCTTGACTATCTTTATCGTTATCTTTGTTGTGGCTAAGGAGGCCAATCTTCACACGATAACGTGGCTATTGACCAATTTTGGCACCCTTGGTCTGGTGGCTATTGTTATTCTCTTTCAGCCGGAGCTTAGACGCGCCCTGGCTAATATGGGCGAGAATCGCCTTTTTGGCGCTTTTTTTAAGACAGGGGAAGAGCCGACTCAGAAGCTGATTAAAGTTATTTTTGCCTTGGCCAGACAGAAGATCGGCGCCCTTATTGTCTTAGCCAGAAAAGCTGATCTAAAAAATTATATCGAAACAGGCGTGACCCTTAATGCCCAATTTAAGCCGGAGCTTCTGACGACTATTTTTATGCCTAATACCCCCTTACACGATGGAGCGGTTATTATCGCTGGGGACCAAATTGTGGCGGCCAGTTGTCTGCTCCCGTTAACTCAGAATCCTGACCTGTCTATTACCCTGGGGACCAGGCATCGGGCCGCCATTGGATTAACCGAGGAAACCGATGCCCTGGTGATTGTCGTTTCCGAAGAAAGGGGAAAGGTGTCTTTAGCCGTAGGCGGGAAAATATCTACCGACCTGAGTGAAGAGCAGTTAAAGGAAATGCTGATTCTATACTAAAGGCAGAAGACAGAGGCCCGAGGGCAGATCTCGGTTATCTGACTTCTGGGCTCTGTAAACTAAGATGAAAAACCTTCTCTTAAAAAATCTGGGATTAAAACTTATGGCGGTTATTCTGGCCACCCTTCTTTGGTTTTACATCTCTTCTCAGCAAACCATAAAGAAGGTTATATCCATCCCGGTCAAGTGGTACAATCCCCCCACTGGTTTGGTGCTTCAGTCTATGGACTCGAAGGTAGTATTTGTTACTATCAGGGGGCAAAAGGAAGAGGTCTTGAAGGCTCAGGCCGCCGACTTTTCCATATCTCTTGACCTCTCCAAGGCCAAACCAGGCCGTCAGGTATATGAATTAACCCCGGAGATTGTTATGACCCCCTCAAGGATAAAGGTAATAAAGCTTTCACCTGAACAGGTGACTATTACTATGCAGGCAAGTCGGAGGGGAAGATTGAATATAGGGGAAGAAACGAATGAAAATACCTCTGGCTAAAGATGGGTGGAAGTTCCTTATATTCCTGGGGATTATCACGGCGGTGAGTTATCTGTATTTCTCGTGGTTGAGCCTGATGCCGGCGGGGGTATTGCTCTTTACCGCCTATTTCTTCAGAGATCCAGAGAGAGAATTGCCAAAGATAGAAGGGGGGTTCTTATCTCCGGCTGATGGGAAGGTAGTAGAGATAGCCGAGGTTTATGAGGGAGATTTTATCCGGGATCAGGCCCTTAGAATTTCCATCTTCCTCTCTCTTTTTGATGTTCACATCAACCGTGCCCCGGTGAGTGGTGAAGTAACCTTCCTCCATTATAAAAAAGGCAGATTTGTGGCGGCCATGAAAGCAGCCGCCTCTGAGGTTAATGAAGCCAACTCTATTGGGATTGTCCAAGGGGATTTAAAGGTTTTGGTCAAACAAATAGCCGGTGTGATTGCCCGGCGAATCGTCTGTCCACTCCAGCTTAAAGATAAGATCACGGCCGGTCAGAGGATAGGGCTAATAAGGTTTGGTTCGCGGACTGAAATCTACCTCCCGCCTGAAACCGAGATATGGGTCAAAGAAGGCAGCAAGGTCAAAGGCGGCGAAACAATATTGGGGGTGTTAAAATGAAACGAGTCCATATTCTACCCAGCTTACTTACCGCGGGGAATCTATTCTGTGGGATAAATTCCATTCTTTTATCAGTGGAAGGCAAATACCCTGAAGCGGCCTGGATGATCTTATTGGCTATTTGTTTTGACATCCTTGATGGTCAGATGGCCAGACGATTAAAGGCGGCCAGTAATTTCGGGCTTCAATTTGATTCTCTCTCGGATCTTGTCTCCTTTGGACTGGCTCCGGCCATCTTGCTCTACTGTTTGGCCTTTCCCCCCTTGAGCAGGTTGGGTATAATGGTCACCTTCCTCTACAGTGTTTGCGGAGCCTTACGATTAGCCAGGTTTAATTTGATCGTCCCTACGGAGGAAAAAACAGCCAAAGACTTTGTCGGGTTTCCTATCCCGGCCGCCGCAGGATTTATCGGGGCCGGAGTTCTATTCTGCAATGAGTATAATCTTACGATCCCCTTTAAGTTCTCCTCTCTGGGGATGATCTTGTTAGCCTATCTTATGGTTAGCCGCCTAAGGTATCCCAGCCTCAAAGAAACCCATTTGTGGGGAAGAAAACCCTTTGTCTATCTGGTAACGATAATACTGGGCATAAGCCTGGTTGTTTTACATCCTCCTTTGATGCTTATCCTTATTTTCTCGGCTTATCTATCTTGGGGGCCTTTCAGGTCGGCCAGGAAAAATTTACATAGGTTCGGGTGGCTGCCCAGGGTCAAAAGCGAGATCGAAGAAAAGAGCCCAATGAAAGGAGCCAGGTAACTACTCGGGTTACTGGATACCTGGGTAGTTACGGAAAAAGATTTCGATGGAAAGATTATTTGGAACGGATGGAATTAGAGGGATCGCTAATCGTTATCCCATGAATCCGCATATGGCGTTAAAGCTGGGGGCGGCTTGTGGACATCTCTTTAAGACTAAGGGTGAAGAGCAAGTGGTGGTTGGCCGTGATACGAGAATATCCGGTCAGATGTTAGAAGGGGCTCTTCAGGCCGGGATTACCTCGGCCGGAGTGGACTGCCTTAAAGTAGGTGTCTTGCCTACGCCAGGGATCAGCTATCTGACCAGGGCCCTTTCGGCCAAGGCCGGCATTGTTATATCTGCCTCGCATAATCCAGTAGAGGATAATGGGATCAAATTCTTTGGTCAGGATGGGTATAAACTCCCGGATGAAATGGAGCTTATGATGGAAGAGGAGGTCCTGAGCGAGGAATCCCGCTTTATCTCCCCGGTAGGAACCGATCTTGGGCAGGTGAGGGAAATAAACGATGCCGGGGAAAGGTATATTGAATTTTTGAACCGCAGCATATCCTCATCTCTTCATCTGAAAGGGCTGAGGATAGTTATTGACTGTGCCAATGGGGCCACCTCCGGGATTGTTCCTCGTCTCCTCGAAGATTTGGGGGCAAAGCTGATCGTTATGAATGCTAATCCCGATGGCAAGAATATTAATCTTAATTGTGGCTCCCTCCATCCGGAGATTATGTCTCAGGCGGTGCGCGACCACCAGGCTAATTTGGGACTCTCTTTTGATGGGGATGGAGACCGCCTCATTGCCGTGGATGAGAAAGGTCAGGTGGTTGATGGGGATAAGATTATGGTCATCTGTGCCTTAAATCTGAAAGAAAAGGGGATACTATCCAACCACGTGGTGGTAGTTACGGTAATGAGCAATATTGGTCTTGAGCGGGCACTTAGCCCGGCCGGGATAAAAATAGTCAGGACAAAGGTCGGTGACCGATATGTGGTTGAGGGGATGCAAAAGGAAGGCGCTAATTTAGGCGGGGAACAATCCGGTCATCTTATCTTTTTAGATCATAATACCACCGGGGATGGGATTATCACGGCCTTGCAGCTTTTAAATGTCCTCAGGGAAGAAGATGCCCCACTCTCTGAATTGGCCAAAAAAATGAAGCGATTCCCTCAGACCTTGCTTAATATTGGGGTAAAGAGTAAACCTAATCTTACTGATCTGCCGGAAGTTATGGATGCTATTACTACCGCTGAGAATAAATTAGGTGAAGATGGCCGGGTGCTGGTTCGTTACTCTGGAACTGAACCCAAGGTCAGGGTGATGGTGGAAGGACCAACTGTGGAAGAAACTGAAACTATGGCTAAATCAATCGCCGCAGCGATTGAGAAGGAGATCGGCCAATGAAAGACTTCAAACCCGGCGGCTTAGCGACCGCCATTGGAA from bacterium includes:
- the folE gene encoding GTP cyclohydrolase I FolE, which gives rise to MDKQKIIKAVEMILEAIGEDPKRPGLEYTPERVADMYEEIFCGIAKDASKEIQIFLPDEYDEMLLVKDIPFYSVCEHHLIPFFGKVHVAYLPKQGRITGLSKLGRVVEVLSRRLQLQERLTTAIADILMANLNPHGVLVVIEAEHLCMTMRGVKKPGSLTITSAVRGEFRKAVTRAEAMALIRG
- the folP gene encoding dihydropteroate synthase, with the translated sequence MRHIICGRYRLPVGERTLIMGILNITPDSFSDGGEFFDYDRAISRAHRLVEEGADIIDIGGESSRPGSLPITPSEELDRIMPVLRRLVREIDLPVSVDTYKPEVARAAIEAGASMINDITGLRDPAMVEVVAGSNCGVVIMHMAGSPRDMQINPSYRDLLGEVSDFLRQAVSRAVEAGVEPQRIVIDPGIGFGKTVEHNLEILRRLGEFKSLGQPILVGPSRKSLIGHVLNLPVEERLEGTAATVTAAILHGADIVRVHDVKQMKRVAKMADAILNR
- the cdaA gene encoding diadenylate cyclase CdaA, producing MSDYLRVIQNTLDRLPIPFRLVDVFDILIVSYIFYQLFLLIRGTRAVQVIKGLTIFIVIFVVAKEANLHTITWLLTNFGTLGLVAIVILFQPELRRALANMGENRLFGAFFKTGEEPTQKLIKVIFALARQKIGALIVLARKADLKNYIETGVTLNAQFKPELLTTIFMPNTPLHDGAVIIAGDQIVAASCLLPLTQNPDLSITLGTRHRAAIGLTEETDALVIVVSEERGKVSLAVGGKISTDLSEEQLKEMLILY
- a CDS encoding CdaR family protein; its protein translation is MKNLLLKNLGLKLMAVILATLLWFYISSQQTIKKVISIPVKWYNPPTGLVLQSMDSKVVFVTIRGQKEEVLKAQAADFSISLDLSKAKPGRQVYELTPEIVMTPSRIKVIKLSPEQVTITMQASRRGRLNIGEETNENTSG
- a CDS encoding phosphatidylserine decarboxylase family protein — protein: MKIPLAKDGWKFLIFLGIITAVSYLYFSWLSLMPAGVLLFTAYFFRDPERELPKIEGGFLSPADGKVVEIAEVYEGDFIRDQALRISIFLSLFDVHINRAPVSGEVTFLHYKKGRFVAAMKAAASEVNEANSIGIVQGDLKVLVKQIAGVIARRIVCPLQLKDKITAGQRIGLIRFGSRTEIYLPPETEIWVKEGSKVKGGETILGVLK
- the pssA gene encoding CDP-diacylglycerol--serine O-phosphatidyltransferase translates to MKRVHILPSLLTAGNLFCGINSILLSVEGKYPEAAWMILLAICFDILDGQMARRLKAASNFGLQFDSLSDLVSFGLAPAILLYCLAFPPLSRLGIMVTFLYSVCGALRLARFNLIVPTEEKTAKDFVGFPIPAAAGFIGAGVLFCNEYNLTIPFKFSSLGMILLAYLMVSRLRYPSLKETHLWGRKPFVYLVTIILGISLVVLHPPLMLILIFSAYLSWGPFRSARKNLHRFGWLPRVKSEIEEKSPMKGAR
- the glmM gene encoding phosphoglucosamine mutase, which produces MERLFGTDGIRGIANRYPMNPHMALKLGAACGHLFKTKGEEQVVVGRDTRISGQMLEGALQAGITSAGVDCLKVGVLPTPGISYLTRALSAKAGIVISASHNPVEDNGIKFFGQDGYKLPDEMELMMEEEVLSEESRFISPVGTDLGQVREINDAGERYIEFLNRSISSSLHLKGLRIVIDCANGATSGIVPRLLEDLGAKLIVMNANPDGKNINLNCGSLHPEIMSQAVRDHQANLGLSFDGDGDRLIAVDEKGQVVDGDKIMVICALNLKEKGILSNHVVVVTVMSNIGLERALSPAGIKIVRTKVGDRYVVEGMQKEGANLGGEQSGHLIFLDHNTTGDGIITALQLLNVLREEDAPLSELAKKMKRFPQTLLNIGVKSKPNLTDLPEVMDAITTAENKLGEDGRVLVRYSGTEPKVRVMVEGPTVEETETMAKSIAAAIEKEIGQ